One window of Mesorhizobium sp. PAMC28654 genomic DNA carries:
- a CDS encoding alpha-D-ribose 1-methylphosphonate 5-triphosphate diphosphatase, whose product MTAETVLHNARIVLADEIVDGSIVLRDGLIAGIDAGSSRTGEDMGGDFIIPGLVELHTDHLEGHYAPRPKVRWNPIAAVLAHDAQVATAGITTVLDALRVGMDEDADLTVTDIRKLAAAIEDSVQQDRLRADHFLHLRCEVSAPDCLQAFASFDGDDMVKLASLMDHAPGQRQFVNLETYASYYQRKLKLTDRDFKLFCEKRMTESAANSGPNRAAIAAACRERGIVLASHDDATVGHVDEAIEQGVRVAEFPTTEAAARASKEAGLGVLMGAPNVMRGSSHSGNVSARTLAGEGLLDILSSDYIPFSLIQSAFFLGDMVDGISLPRAVAMVSKNPADAIGLTDRGVIEQGRRADLVRVRVDDHVPVVRTVWRQGRRVA is encoded by the coding sequence ATGACCGCCGAAACTGTTCTCCACAATGCCCGCATCGTCCTTGCCGACGAGATCGTCGACGGCTCGATCGTGCTGCGCGACGGCTTGATCGCCGGGATCGACGCCGGCTCCAGCCGGACCGGCGAAGACATGGGCGGCGACTTCATCATTCCAGGACTGGTCGAACTGCACACCGACCACCTTGAAGGCCACTACGCTCCACGTCCGAAGGTGCGCTGGAACCCGATCGCCGCCGTGCTCGCCCATGACGCGCAAGTGGCGACGGCCGGCATCACCACCGTGCTCGACGCCTTGCGGGTCGGCATGGATGAGGACGCCGACCTGACGGTGACCGACATCCGCAAGCTGGCCGCCGCCATCGAGGACAGTGTCCAGCAGGATCGCCTTCGTGCCGACCACTTCCTCCATCTTCGCTGCGAGGTCTCGGCGCCGGACTGCCTCCAGGCTTTCGCTAGTTTCGACGGCGACGACATGGTCAAGCTGGCGTCACTGATGGATCACGCGCCCGGCCAGCGCCAGTTCGTCAATCTCGAGACCTATGCCTCTTACTATCAGCGCAAACTGAAGCTCACGGACCGCGACTTCAAGCTGTTCTGCGAAAAGCGTATGACGGAATCGGCCGCGAATTCCGGCCCGAACCGTGCGGCCATCGCCGCCGCCTGCCGCGAACGCGGCATTGTGCTGGCAAGCCATGACGATGCCACTGTCGGCCATGTCGACGAAGCGATCGAACAGGGCGTGCGCGTCGCCGAGTTCCCGACCACCGAGGCTGCGGCAAGAGCCTCGAAAGAAGCAGGACTCGGCGTATTGATGGGTGCGCCCAATGTCATGCGCGGCTCCTCGCATTCCGGCAATGTCTCGGCCCGGACATTGGCGGGTGAAGGCCTGCTTGATATCCTGTCGTCCGATTACATCCCCTTCAGCCTGATCCAGTCGGCCTTCTTCCTTGGCGACATGGTCGACGGGATTTCCCTGCCGCGGGCGGTGGCCATGGTCTCGAAGAACCCCGCCGATGCGATCGGCCTCACCGATCGCGGTGTCATAGAACAGGGCCGCCGCGCCGACCTGGTCCGCGTGCGCGTCGACGACCACGTTCCGGTCGTGCGCACCGTCTGGCGCCAGGGACGCCGGGTCGCATGA
- a CDS encoding transporter substrate-binding domain-containing protein has product MRTFLRGAGALLAGIVLALSALLPSIASAQSVDEIISRGKLVVAIDTTTPPYGFLDANLKPTGFDIEVANKMGEALGVPVEFVTVTSPGRIPALLTKQVDAVISIFSITPARAIQIDYSIPYAGQSAVVIAPRSSSIKGVTDLVGKKVGLTRGTGEDGLLTKAAETNPGIDILRFDDYFSLLQAMVSGQIDAMGGGDYGEIYLKKAQNGDAFEQKYVLKTFYFGIGVAKGNDNLRQWINTWLFTMKTDGTLDALSMKYRNQPLPVLPVF; this is encoded by the coding sequence ATGCGGACTTTCCTGAGAGGGGCCGGCGCATTGCTTGCCGGCATCGTGCTGGCGCTATCGGCGCTGCTGCCATCCATCGCCTCGGCGCAGTCGGTCGACGAGATCATTTCGCGGGGCAAGCTGGTGGTCGCCATCGACACCACGACGCCGCCCTATGGTTTTCTCGACGCGAACCTGAAGCCGACCGGTTTCGATATCGAGGTTGCCAACAAGATGGGCGAGGCGCTCGGCGTCCCCGTCGAATTCGTCACAGTCACCTCGCCCGGCCGCATTCCGGCGCTGCTGACCAAGCAGGTCGACGCGGTGATCTCGATCTTCTCGATCACGCCGGCACGCGCCATCCAGATCGACTATTCGATCCCCTATGCCGGCCAGTCGGCGGTGGTCATCGCGCCGAGGAGCAGCAGCATAAAAGGCGTCACCGACCTGGTCGGCAAGAAGGTCGGCCTGACGCGCGGCACCGGCGAGGACGGATTGCTGACCAAGGCCGCTGAAACCAATCCGGGCATCGATATCCTGCGCTTCGACGATTACTTCTCACTGCTGCAAGCGATGGTGTCCGGCCAGATCGACGCCATGGGTGGCGGCGACTATGGCGAAATCTATTTGAAGAAGGCACAGAATGGCGACGCCTTCGAACAGAAATACGTGCTGAAAACCTTCTACTTCGGCATCGGCGTCGCCAAGGGCAACGACAATTTGCGCCAGTGGATCAACACCTGGCTGTTCACCATGAAGACCGATGGCACGCTGGACGCATTGTCGATGAAGTATCGCAACCAGCCGCTGCCGGTGCTGCCGGTTTTCTGA
- a CDS encoding SMP-30/gluconolactonase/LRE family protein: MVEITCVVDAKAELGEGTLWDPKAGVLWWIDIWKKLIHRYDPATGKDDVFETPEYLGCLGLREKGGLVLTMTDGFHFFDPVTGKFEAIVDPEAHMPKTRFNDGKPDRQGRFWSGSMFEMPGQPIEFIGALYRLDTDLSVHKMIDGIGCSNGLAWSPDSRTMYFSDSHAGAVWAYDFDPATGDIENRRTFIDMTATGGVADGATVDAEGCYWVTIPVTSKVCRYDPDGELMETVVLPTDLPTCCEFGGRDLDILYVTSAVLKRPAGHFVGQKNPGGLFALDVGVKGLTLPAFRG; this comes from the coding sequence ATGGTCGAAATCACCTGCGTCGTCGATGCGAAGGCAGAGCTGGGCGAAGGCACGCTTTGGGACCCCAAGGCCGGCGTGCTCTGGTGGATCGACATCTGGAAGAAGCTGATCCACCGCTACGACCCCGCGACCGGCAAGGACGATGTCTTCGAGACGCCGGAATATCTAGGCTGCCTTGGCCTGCGCGAGAAGGGCGGCTTGGTGCTGACCATGACCGACGGCTTCCATTTCTTCGACCCTGTGACCGGCAAGTTCGAGGCGATCGTCGATCCGGAAGCGCATATGCCGAAAACCCGCTTTAACGATGGCAAGCCGGACCGCCAGGGCCGCTTCTGGTCCGGCTCGATGTTCGAGATGCCCGGCCAGCCGATCGAATTCATCGGTGCGCTCTACCGGCTCGATACCGATCTTTCGGTGCACAAGATGATCGACGGCATCGGCTGCTCCAATGGCCTGGCCTGGAGCCCGGATTCAAGGACCATGTATTTCTCCGACAGCCATGCCGGCGCCGTATGGGCCTATGATTTCGACCCCGCCACCGGCGACATCGAGAACCGCCGCACCTTCATCGACATGACGGCGACCGGCGGCGTTGCCGATGGCGCCACCGTCGATGCCGAAGGCTGCTACTGGGTGACCATCCCGGTGACCAGCAAGGTCTGCCGCTATGATCCTGATGGCGAGCTGATGGAGACGGTGGTGCTGCCGACCGACCTGCCGACCTGCTGCGAATTCGGCGGCAGGGATCTCGATATCCTCTATGTCACGTCAGCCGTGCTCAAGCGTCCGGCCGGACACTTCGTCGGCCAGAAGAACCCGGGCGGGCTGTTCGCGCTCGACGTCGGCGTCAAGGGCCTGACCCTGCCGGCTTTCAGGGGCTGA
- a CDS encoding ABC transporter permease, translating to MTAFLARNRLIVLAYAGMVVLLLVTALFSPGFLSVSNMRSTVVLAAFVGIVALGQTFVIIGGGIDLSVPWVLNSAAIVMALLCGGQDLPLVWVMPLLLAGGAFIGLINGVGVARFGVPPIIMTLATNVILQGLILVLTGGSPTPSAPTLIQFLSVGRIGGFPVIALIWLALTLVATLLLSKAAFGRHLYALGTSATVAEFSGVPTARTTILTYVISGLTAAFAGMLLTGYSGQAYLGMGDAYLFTSIAAVAIGGASILGGSGHYLGTVAGAMVLTILTGLLPALNLSSGALLIVYGAVILLTVSIGSETFAGLGGKLRGKEG from the coding sequence ATGACCGCCTTCCTCGCTCGCAACCGGCTCATCGTGCTCGCTTATGCCGGCATGGTCGTGCTGCTCCTGGTCACGGCGCTGTTCTCGCCGGGCTTCCTGTCTGTCTCCAACATGCGCTCGACCGTCGTGCTGGCGGCCTTCGTCGGCATCGTCGCGCTCGGCCAGACCTTTGTCATCATCGGCGGCGGCATCGACCTGTCGGTGCCATGGGTGCTCAATTCGGCGGCCATCGTCATGGCGCTGCTGTGCGGCGGCCAGGACCTGCCGCTGGTCTGGGTCATGCCGCTGCTGCTTGCCGGCGGCGCTTTCATCGGGCTGATCAACGGTGTCGGTGTCGCCCGGTTCGGCGTGCCGCCGATAATCATGACGCTGGCCACCAATGTCATCCTGCAAGGCCTGATCCTGGTGCTGACCGGCGGCTCGCCGACGCCCTCGGCGCCAACCCTGATCCAGTTCCTGTCGGTCGGCCGCATCGGTGGCTTCCCGGTCATCGCGCTGATCTGGCTGGCGCTGACGCTGGTCGCGACGCTGCTGCTCTCCAAGGCAGCCTTCGGCCGCCATCTCTATGCGCTTGGTACCAGCGCGACCGTTGCTGAATTCTCCGGCGTGCCGACCGCTCGCACCACTATCCTCACCTACGTGATCTCGGGCCTCACCGCCGCCTTCGCCGGCATGCTGTTGACCGGCTATTCAGGCCAGGCCTATCTCGGCATGGGCGACGCCTATCTGTTCACCTCGATAGCGGCGGTCGCCATCGGCGGCGCCTCGATCCTCGGCGGCAGCGGCCATTATCTCGGCACCGTCGCCGGCGCCATGGTGCTGACTATCCTCACCGGCCTGCTGCCGGCGCTGAACCTGTCGAGCGGTGCGCTGCTCATCGTCTATGGCGCGGTGATCCTGCTCACCGTGTCGATCGGCAGCGAAACCTTTGCCGGACTTGGCGGCAAGCTGCGCGGAAAAGAGGGCTGA
- a CDS encoding amino acid ABC transporter permease, translating to MQTALQFGPILVHLDLLLRGLEKTIQLAALSILFGTAIGVLGAVGRSFGPRFLSWPIACYVELIRNTPLLIQLYFVFFSLPLFGFKLSSNTAAVVALSIHLGAYATEILRAGIEAIPEGQIEAAKSLGLSRYRIIRHVVLVPAARAVYPSLSAQFILQIMGTSIVGAIAAEELTAVANNLVMQTFRSFEVYIIIAIIYFVLVQAASLLFAGIGKLMFRWKV from the coding sequence ATGCAAACCGCCCTGCAATTCGGCCCGATCCTGGTGCATCTCGACCTGTTGCTGCGCGGCCTGGAGAAGACAATCCAGCTGGCGGCGCTGTCCATCCTGTTCGGCACCGCCATAGGCGTCCTCGGCGCAGTCGGCCGCAGCTTCGGCCCGCGCTTCCTGTCGTGGCCGATCGCCTGCTATGTCGAGCTGATCCGCAACACGCCACTGCTGATCCAGCTCTATTTCGTGTTCTTCTCGCTGCCGCTGTTCGGTTTCAAGCTGTCCAGTAACACCGCCGCTGTCGTCGCGCTGTCGATCCATCTCGGTGCCTATGCGACCGAGATCCTGCGCGCCGGCATCGAAGCCATCCCGGAAGGGCAGATCGAGGCGGCAAAATCGCTCGGCCTCAGCCGCTACCGCATCATCCGCCATGTCGTGCTGGTGCCGGCGGCGCGTGCCGTCTACCCGTCGCTGTCGGCGCAGTTCATCCTGCAGATCATGGGCACCTCGATCGTCGGCGCCATCGCGGCGGAGGAACTGACGGCGGTCGCCAACAACCTCGTCATGCAGACGTTCCGCAGCTTCGAGGTCTACATCATCATCGCGATCATCTATTTCGTGCTGGTGCAGGCCGCCAGCCTGCTCTTCGCCGGCATCGGCAAGCTCATGTTCCGATGGAAGGTCTAG
- a CDS encoding ABC transporter permease, whose product MKQAARGIDWRGRALDRAPFLVACLMLALIVAIYGSLQSGVFSLDELNLDTAAAMTLMLAATGQTIVLVRGGIDLSIGGMISLGTVIAATRFTDDPSTTALWILIILVLGFLIGALNGLLISLLKLQPFLVTLATWSILNGVAMIILPTDGGSVPSWWVGFASAQLIGLASPVWMLIGLLLFWWWFRTTGVGITIQATGSNEKSAFLSGVSITRVNLITYGLSGLFAAGAALFLVTQTGAGSPTIGKDYILPSVAAAVIGGVSLFGGRGHLAGTLIGAFVLTLIGNLVFVLHVSSYWQPVASGVILLLSVLASSVAEKAARSRVQ is encoded by the coding sequence ATGAAACAAGCCGCGCGGGGTATCGATTGGCGTGGCCGCGCGCTCGACCGCGCGCCGTTCCTTGTCGCTTGCCTGATGCTGGCCTTGATCGTTGCCATCTATGGCAGCCTGCAGTCCGGGGTCTTTTCGCTGGACGAGCTCAACCTCGACACGGCGGCGGCGATGACGCTGATGCTGGCGGCGACCGGCCAGACCATCGTGCTGGTGCGCGGCGGCATCGATCTGTCGATCGGCGGCATGATCAGCCTCGGAACGGTGATCGCGGCGACGCGCTTCACCGATGATCCATCGACCACGGCGCTTTGGATATTGATCATCCTCGTACTCGGCTTCCTGATCGGCGCGCTCAACGGCCTGCTGATCTCGCTGCTCAAGCTGCAGCCCTTCCTGGTGACGCTCGCCACCTGGTCGATCCTCAATGGCGTCGCCATGATCATCCTGCCGACCGATGGCGGCAGCGTTCCCTCCTGGTGGGTCGGCTTCGCTTCCGCGCAGCTCATCGGCCTGGCCAGCCCGGTCTGGATGCTGATCGGCCTGCTGCTGTTCTGGTGGTGGTTCCGTACCACCGGCGTCGGCATTACCATTCAGGCGACAGGCTCCAACGAAAAGTCCGCCTTTTTGTCGGGGGTCTCGATCACCCGCGTCAACCTCATCACCTACGGCCTGTCCGGTCTGTTCGCGGCGGGTGCTGCCCTCTTCCTGGTGACGCAGACCGGCGCCGGTTCGCCGACCATCGGCAAGGACTATATCCTGCCTTCGGTGGCGGCGGCGGTGATCGGCGGCGTCAGCCTGTTCGGCGGCCGTGGTCATCTGGCCGGCACGCTGATCGGCGCCTTCGTGCTGACCCTGATCGGTAACCTCGTCTTCGTCCTGCACGTGTCGAGCTACTGGCAGCCGGTCGCTTCCGGCGTCATCCTGCTGCTCTCGGTGCTGGCCAGTTCCGTTGCCGAAAAGGCCGCAAGGAGCCGCGTGCAATGA
- a CDS encoding COG4280 domain-containing protein gives MHSLTPILSTITAAFLASVVEVVEAFTIVLAVGVTRSWRPALIGAALALAVLAALVLAFGPLLALIPITTLQFVVGVLLILFGMRWLRKAILRSVGVIALHDEAAAFSKETAALHELANNRRADYLAGLASFKAVLLEGVEVVFIVIAVGAAHGQTLYASLGALAAFILVMLIGLAVHRPLARVPENALKFVVGLMLTSFGIFWTGEGIGADWPGADLALLAIFAIVALASLAMVRWLRGTYPAPAGGFAR, from the coding sequence ATGCATAGCCTGACGCCCATCCTTTCGACAATCACGGCGGCTTTTCTTGCATCCGTCGTCGAGGTCGTAGAAGCCTTCACCATCGTGCTCGCGGTGGGGGTGACGCGCAGCTGGCGTCCGGCACTGATCGGAGCGGCATTGGCGCTGGCGGTGCTGGCGGCCCTGGTGCTGGCGTTCGGCCCGCTGCTGGCCCTCATACCCATCACCACGCTGCAGTTCGTCGTCGGTGTGCTGCTGATCCTGTTTGGCATGCGCTGGCTGCGAAAAGCCATCCTGCGCAGCGTTGGTGTCATCGCCCTGCACGACGAGGCGGCTGCCTTCTCCAAGGAAACCGCCGCCTTGCACGAGCTGGCCAACAACCGCCGCGCCGACTATCTCGCCGGACTGGCGTCCTTCAAGGCGGTGCTGCTCGAGGGCGTCGAGGTGGTGTTCATCGTCATTGCCGTCGGTGCGGCCCATGGACAAACGCTTTACGCCAGCCTGGGCGCGCTGGCGGCCTTCATCCTGGTGATGCTTATCGGCCTCGCGGTACACCGGCCGCTGGCGCGCGTGCCGGAGAACGCGCTCAAATTCGTGGTCGGGCTGATGCTGACCAGCTTCGGCATCTTCTGGACCGGCGAAGGCATCGGCGCCGACTGGCCGGGCGCCGATCTCGCCCTGCTCGCCATTTTCGCCATCGTCGCGCTGGCGTCCCTTGCCATGGTGCGCTGGCTGCGCGGCACCTACCCCGCACCCGCTGGAGGGTTCGCCCGATGA
- a CDS encoding DUF1045 domain-containing protein: MRYAVYFTPRQDEPLARIAANWLGRDPFGAATRPVEAVADLSAAEVAFHTASARRYGFHATLKAPFRLAANETEASLRAALDNFAEAAPVVTIPRLVVSQIDGFFALVPDGPLPALNSFADDVVRDFDRFRAPLTDAEIERRSPDSLKPGEFRNLCQWGYPYVFETFRFHMTLSGRAGPQEAPRLRAAIDGLFAEVLQKPVLVDALTLFVETEPGAPFMVLSHHALGRRPARKTA; this comes from the coding sequence ATGCGTTACGCCGTTTATTTCACTCCCCGGCAGGACGAACCGCTGGCGCGGATCGCCGCCAACTGGCTGGGCCGCGACCCGTTTGGCGCCGCCACCCGGCCGGTCGAGGCGGTGGCGGACCTGTCGGCCGCGGAAGTGGCCTTCCATACCGCTTCCGCACGACGCTACGGCTTTCACGCCACGCTGAAGGCGCCGTTCCGGCTGGCCGCGAACGAGACGGAGGCTTCGTTGCGCGCCGCCCTGGACAATTTCGCCGAAGCAGCGCCGGTGGTCACGATCCCGCGTCTTGTCGTCAGCCAGATCGACGGCTTCTTCGCGCTGGTGCCGGACGGACCGCTGCCGGCGCTCAACAGCTTCGCCGATGATGTCGTGCGCGACTTCGACCGTTTCCGCGCGCCGTTGACTGACGCGGAAATCGAGCGGCGCAGTCCCGATTCCCTGAAGCCCGGCGAGTTCCGCAATCTCTGCCAGTGGGGCTATCCCTATGTCTTCGAGACCTTTCGCTTCCACATGACGCTGTCAGGCCGGGCCGGGCCACAGGAAGCCCCTCGTCTTCGCGCGGCAATCGACGGCCTGTTCGCGGAGGTGCTGCAAAAGCCGGTGCTGGTCGACGCGCTGACGCTGTTTGTCGAAACCGAACCTGGCGCGCCGTTCATGGTGCTGTCGCATCACGCACTCGGTCGCCGCCCGGCCAGAAAAACCGCCTGA
- a CDS encoding sugar ABC transporter ATP-binding protein: protein MDLVTVTGLSKRYGGIVALSEATFSARAGEVHALLGENGAGKSTFIQILSGAVRHDGGSIRVDGRDYRPANPDAAQARGIAAVFQELSLIPDLSVEQNIWFRHEPRTLLRTVNRGEMRRKTMALLDKYNFPALRPDQELRRLTLAERQIVEIAKGLAKDPRILILDEATSALPAREAEWLLNLTRQLAAEGRLVIFISHRMAEVRAIADRLTIFRNGSTIAVHEANAVSDDQIVTQMIGRHLDRLYPERVATATDRIALRVKGFSSGSRLSGVDLALHEGEVLGVGGLQGHGQRELFQALFGATKASGAIELWGKPVSINNPRQALTGKDGIALVPEDRRGQGLLLTKSVRENLTLSVIKRFTENGFLSRQKETALVKEMVDFLRIKAGTSEQLAGTLSGGNQQKVIFGKMLLTQARVLLLYDDARCRCRHQGRDLPADARPRGQGLRDPVPFQRHAGTRPCRRSRARHAQRARRRDARRRPHFGGRHFARRHA from the coding sequence ATGGACCTTGTCACCGTCACAGGCCTTTCCAAACGCTATGGCGGCATCGTTGCGCTGAGCGAGGCGACATTCAGCGCCCGCGCTGGCGAAGTGCATGCGCTGCTCGGCGAGAATGGCGCGGGAAAGAGCACCTTCATCCAGATACTGTCGGGCGCTGTGAGGCATGATGGCGGCTCGATCCGGGTCGACGGCCGGGACTATCGCCCCGCCAATCCGGATGCCGCCCAGGCGCGGGGCATCGCCGCCGTGTTCCAGGAACTATCGCTGATCCCCGATCTCAGCGTCGAGCAGAACATCTGGTTCCGCCACGAACCAAGAACGTTGCTGCGCACGGTCAATCGCGGCGAGATGCGCCGCAAGACGATGGCGCTGCTCGACAAATACAATTTTCCAGCACTTCGCCCTGACCAGGAATTGCGGCGGCTGACACTGGCCGAACGGCAGATCGTCGAGATCGCCAAGGGGTTGGCCAAGGACCCGCGCATCCTGATCCTCGACGAAGCGACGTCGGCGCTGCCGGCGCGGGAGGCCGAATGGTTACTCAATCTCACCCGGCAACTGGCCGCCGAGGGCAGGCTGGTCATCTTCATCTCGCACCGCATGGCCGAGGTGCGCGCCATCGCCGATCGGCTGACCATCTTCCGCAATGGCAGCACCATCGCCGTGCACGAGGCGAATGCCGTATCCGACGATCAGATCGTCACCCAGATGATCGGCCGGCACCTCGACCGGCTCTATCCCGAGCGCGTGGCCACGGCGACCGATCGCATCGCGCTCAGGGTCAAGGGATTTTCCAGTGGCAGCCGGCTCTCCGGCGTCGACCTTGCCTTGCATGAGGGCGAGGTGCTTGGCGTCGGCGGCCTGCAGGGCCACGGCCAGCGCGAGCTGTTCCAGGCGCTGTTTGGAGCCACCAAGGCCAGCGGCGCCATCGAGCTGTGGGGCAAACCCGTCTCGATCAACAATCCGCGCCAGGCGCTGACCGGCAAGGACGGCATCGCGCTGGTGCCGGAGGATCGACGCGGGCAGGGCCTGCTTTTGACCAAAAGCGTGCGCGAGAACCTGACCCTGTCCGTCATCAAGCGCTTCACGGAAAACGGTTTTCTGAGCCGGCAAAAGGAGACGGCGCTGGTCAAGGAGATGGTCGACTTCCTGCGCATCAAGGCCGGCACATCGGAGCAGCTTGCCGGCACTTTGTCCGGCGGCAACCAGCAAAAGGTGATCTTCGGCAAGATGCTGCTGACGCAGGCGCGCGTGCTTTTGCTCTACGACGACGCGCGGTGTCGATGTCGGCACCAAGGGCGAGATCTTCCAGCTGATGCGCGACCTCGCGGCCAAGGGCTACGCGATCCTGTTCCATTCCAGCGACATGCCGGAACTCGTCCATGTCGCCGATCGCGTGCTCGTCATGCGCAACGGGCGCGTCGCCGCGATGCTCGAAGGCGACCGCATTTCGGAGGCAGGCATTTTGCGCGCCGCCATGCTTGA
- a CDS encoding amino acid ABC transporter permease: MSLRDFGPNELMFLLLATRWTILLALIAFAGGGLIGLVVAAIRVAPARPLRWLAAGYIQFFMGTPILIQLFMAYYGASFLGYRPDPWVAAAVTFSLNGGAFFGEIFRGAIEAIPKGQWEAATALGFRFVRTLRLVIIPQAIRLMLPPTVGFMVQIVKTTSIASLIGLTELARAATQVNTVTFQPVLVFGTVSLIYFALCWPLSLYAGYLERRFATGMTRKGETPLVMSAV; the protein is encoded by the coding sequence ATGAGCCTGCGTGATTTCGGCCCCAACGAACTGATGTTCCTGCTGCTGGCAACACGCTGGACGATCCTGCTTGCGCTCATCGCCTTTGCTGGCGGCGGCCTGATCGGCCTCGTGGTGGCGGCGATCCGCGTGGCGCCGGCACGGCCGTTGCGCTGGCTGGCCGCCGGCTACATCCAGTTCTTCATGGGCACGCCGATCCTGATCCAGCTGTTCATGGCCTATTACGGCGCATCCTTCCTCGGCTACCGGCCGGACCCGTGGGTGGCAGCCGCCGTGACCTTCTCGCTCAATGGCGGCGCCTTCTTCGGCGAGATCTTCCGCGGCGCCATCGAGGCGATTCCCAAGGGGCAATGGGAAGCCGCGACCGCGCTCGGCTTCCGCTTTGTCAGGACATTGCGGCTGGTGATCATCCCGCAGGCCATACGGCTGATGTTGCCACCAACCGTCGGTTTCATGGTGCAGATCGTCAAGACGACGTCCATCGCCTCGCTGATCGGGCTGACCGAACTCGCCCGCGCCGCCACGCAGGTCAACACAGTGACCTTCCAGCCAGTGCTGGTGTTCGGCACGGTGTCGCTGATCTACTTCGCGCTGTGCTGGCCGCTGTCGCTCTACGCCGGCTATCTCGAGCGCCGCTTCGCTACCGGAATGACGCGTAAGGGTGAGACGCCGTTGGTGATGTCGGCTGTTTAG
- the phnN gene encoding phosphonate metabolism protein/1,5-bisphosphokinase (PRPP-forming) PhnN, which translates to MMVSALIERELSSAIFPIRDGVFVAVVGPSGAGKDTIIDYARNRFADESRLEFVRRVITRPSDAGSEDHDTLAEAAFIEAEADGAFAVSWEAHGLRYGIPADVDWSVSNGRVAVANVSRAIIPVLRERYANLAVVEITASPEILAERLATRGRESRGEVLARLARSASVTLSGPGVTSIDNGGPRDVAGEHFVEVLRKAMAFSDMSGLI; encoded by the coding sequence ATGATGGTGTCGGCGTTGATCGAGCGCGAGTTGTCCTCTGCCATTTTTCCGATCCGCGACGGCGTCTTCGTCGCCGTGGTCGGGCCGAGCGGCGCCGGCAAGGATACGATCATCGATTATGCCCGCAACCGCTTTGCCGATGAGAGCCGGCTCGAGTTCGTGCGCCGGGTGATCACCCGGCCGAGTGACGCGGGCAGCGAGGACCATGACACGCTGGCCGAGGCCGCCTTCATCGAGGCGGAAGCCGACGGCGCCTTCGCCGTATCGTGGGAGGCGCATGGCTTGCGCTACGGTATACCCGCTGATGTCGACTGGTCGGTTTCCAATGGCCGCGTCGCGGTGGCGAATGTGTCGCGCGCGATCATCCCGGTGCTGCGCGAGCGCTATGCCAATCTGGCTGTCGTCGAGATCACCGCTTCGCCGGAAATCCTGGCCGAAAGGCTGGCGACCCGCGGCCGCGAGTCGCGCGGCGAAGTGCTGGCGCGGCTGGCGCGCAGCGCCAGCGTGACCCTGTCCGGCCCGGGCGTCACCTCGATCGACAATGGCGGCCCCCGCGACGTGGCGGGCGAGCATTTCGTCGAGGTGCTGCGCAAGGCCATGGCCTTCTCCGACATGTCGGGCCTGATCTAG